One Nodosilinea sp. FACHB-141 DNA segment encodes these proteins:
- a CDS encoding 1-acyl-sn-glycerol-3-phosphate acyltransferase has translation MNPSTRAQPPLSFIPPALDTRVLALVRLGLPYWMRWREQVQHVEVVNAEGLVQLYKAFDAGETRFLLAFRHPSPLDSFCIGHLLWYTVPQRARELGVELKRPVHVHFIYDRGIPLWAGAWVGKLYAKLGGTPIQRGKVDRQGLRSARQLLANGQFPLAAAPEGGNNGHTEIVSPLEPGVAQMAFWCVDDLHNQGRAEQMAIAPLGISYRYITPPWRELDRWLDRLEQETSLAPRQHLYPPGDTSKTAIEQRYRRLSNLGERLLTLLENYYRRVYRVAIPAVDSSNRPDAVPPTNALSSRLEALMNAALQVAETYFQLLPKGSTIDRCRRIEQAGWEHIFRQDVVGNPRLSAVEMGLANREAEEASLRMWHMRLVESFIAVTGQYVRQRPSAERFAETVMILRDTVCLIQGKNSFPRPKLGPQRAVLTVGEPISVSDRWPDYKTNRKQAVAQLTADLQSALEAMITPILPGSELSQADAPK, from the coding sequence GTGAACCCCTCCACCCGTGCTCAGCCGCCGTTGAGCTTTATTCCCCCCGCGCTGGATACTCGGGTGCTAGCCCTGGTGCGCCTGGGGCTGCCCTACTGGATGCGCTGGCGAGAACAAGTTCAGCACGTAGAGGTGGTCAACGCCGAAGGGCTGGTGCAGTTGTACAAAGCATTTGATGCCGGAGAAACCCGGTTTCTACTGGCCTTTCGCCATCCCAGCCCGCTCGACTCATTTTGCATAGGCCATTTGCTGTGGTACACGGTACCCCAGCGAGCCCGAGAATTAGGTGTCGAGCTCAAGCGCCCGGTTCACGTGCACTTCATCTACGATCGTGGCATTCCCCTTTGGGCTGGTGCTTGGGTCGGCAAGCTCTACGCCAAATTGGGCGGCACCCCCATCCAACGGGGCAAGGTCGATCGCCAGGGGCTGCGATCGGCTCGCCAGCTGCTGGCCAATGGTCAGTTTCCCCTCGCCGCTGCCCCCGAGGGCGGCAACAATGGCCACACCGAAATTGTCAGCCCTCTAGAGCCGGGGGTAGCCCAGATGGCCTTTTGGTGCGTAGATGATCTGCACAACCAGGGACGAGCGGAGCAGATGGCGATCGCCCCCCTGGGCATCTCCTATCGCTACATCACACCGCCCTGGCGCGAACTTGATCGCTGGCTCGATCGCCTAGAACAGGAGACTAGTCTGGCTCCCCGACAGCATCTCTACCCGCCCGGCGACACCTCTAAAACCGCCATCGAGCAGCGCTATCGTCGGCTCTCTAATCTGGGGGAGCGTCTGCTCACCCTCTTAGAAAATTATTACCGCCGGGTGTATCGTGTGGCGATTCCTGCGGTTGACTCCAGCAATCGCCCCGATGCCGTGCCCCCAACTAACGCCCTGAGCAGTCGCCTCGAAGCCCTAATGAATGCGGCCCTACAGGTGGCCGAAACCTACTTTCAGCTCCTGCCCAAAGGCAGCACCATTGACCGCTGTCGCCGCATTGAGCAAGCCGGGTGGGAGCATATCTTTCGCCAAGACGTTGTGGGCAACCCGCGACTTTCAGCAGTGGAGATGGGGCTAGCCAATCGCGAGGCCGAAGAAGCCTCCCTCCGCATGTGGCACATGCGCTTGGTGGAGAGCTTTATCGCTGTTACGGGCCAATACGTGCGCCAGCGACCCTCCGCCGAGCGCTTTGCCGAAACGGTGATGATTTTGCGCGACACGGTGTGCTTAATTCAAGGCAAAAACTCCTTTCCACGGCCCAAGCTGGGGCCACAGCGAGCGGTGCTCACGGTGGGGGAGCCGATCTCGGTGAGCGATCGCTGGCCCGACTACAAAACCAATCGCAAACAGGCCGTTGCCCAGCTCACTGCCGACCTGCAAAGCGCTCTAGAAGCCATGATTACGCCTATTCTGCCAGGCTCGGAGTTATCGCAGGCAGATGCGCCAAAATAG
- the aspS gene encoding aspartate--tRNA ligase: MRTHYCGTLRASDIGSTVTLFGWVDRRRDHGGVIFIDLRDRTGVVQIVSDPERTPASYPQADPLRNEYVVKIQGRVSQRQEGSVNPKLPTGEIEIYADTIELLNAVRKPLPFQVSTADSETVREDLRLRYRYLDLRRDRMAQNLRIRHEVTKAIRRFLEDQEGFYEVETPILTRSTPEGARDYLVPSRVNPGEFYALPQSPQLFKQLLMVSGVDRYYQIARCFRDEDLRADRQPEFTQLDMEMSFMTQDEILALNEALVAHIFKAVKGVEIPRPFPRLTYAEAMDRYGSDKPDTRYGLELVDVSDLVKDCGFKVFSGAVADGGIVKVLPIPNGNDQISNVRIKPGGDLFKIAADAGAKGLAYVRVRADGAVDTIGAIKDNLGPEQMAELLRRTGATEGTLLLFGAGPTAMVNATLDRLRQAIAREMDLIPTDSLNLLWVTDFPMFEWNADQQRLEALHHPFTAPHPDDVGDLKSARAVAYDMVLNGYEIGGGSLRIYQPEVQSQVFETIGLTTEEAHDKFGFLLEAFEYGTPPHGGIAYGLDRIVMLMAGEESIRDAIAFPKTQQARCLLTQAPSGVDESQLKELAIASTYEPEADE; the protein is encoded by the coding sequence ATGCGCACCCACTACTGCGGCACCCTGCGGGCCAGCGACATTGGCAGCACCGTTACCCTGTTCGGCTGGGTCGATCGCCGCCGCGACCATGGGGGCGTTATTTTTATTGATCTGCGCGATCGCACTGGCGTCGTGCAAATTGTCAGCGATCCAGAACGTACTCCGGCTTCCTATCCCCAAGCTGACCCGCTGCGCAACGAGTATGTGGTCAAAATTCAGGGGCGGGTCAGCCAGCGCCAGGAGGGCTCTGTGAACCCCAAGCTGCCCACGGGTGAAATTGAGATCTACGCCGACACCATCGAGCTACTGAACGCGGTGCGCAAACCGCTGCCGTTTCAGGTCTCCACCGCCGATTCGGAAACCGTGCGCGAAGACCTGCGGCTGCGCTATCGGTATTTAGATTTGCGGCGCGATCGCATGGCCCAGAACCTGCGCATTCGCCACGAAGTCACCAAAGCCATTCGCCGATTTCTCGAAGACCAGGAGGGCTTCTACGAAGTCGAAACCCCCATTCTCACCCGCTCCACTCCAGAAGGGGCGCGCGATTACCTGGTGCCCTCGCGGGTCAACCCTGGCGAGTTTTACGCCTTGCCCCAGTCGCCCCAGCTCTTCAAGCAGCTGCTGATGGTGTCGGGAGTCGATCGCTACTACCAGATCGCTCGTTGCTTCCGCGACGAAGACCTGCGCGCCGATCGCCAGCCCGAGTTCACCCAGCTCGATATGGAAATGAGCTTCATGACCCAGGACGAGATTCTAGCGCTGAATGAAGCTCTGGTAGCCCATATTTTTAAGGCTGTAAAAGGCGTTGAAATTCCCCGCCCCTTCCCGAGGCTCACCTATGCCGAGGCGATGGATCGCTACGGCAGCGACAAGCCCGACACCCGCTACGGCCTGGAGCTGGTAGATGTGTCTGACCTGGTGAAAGACTGCGGCTTTAAAGTATTTTCTGGCGCGGTAGCCGACGGCGGCATCGTCAAGGTGCTACCCATCCCCAACGGCAACGACCAGATCTCCAACGTGCGCATTAAGCCCGGTGGCGACCTGTTTAAGATCGCTGCCGATGCTGGGGCCAAGGGCCTAGCTTATGTGCGGGTAAGGGCCGACGGTGCGGTGGACACCATTGGGGCGATTAAAGACAACCTCGGCCCTGAGCAAATGGCAGAACTGCTGCGCCGCACCGGAGCCACCGAAGGCACGCTGCTTCTGTTTGGGGCGGGGCCAACCGCGATGGTGAATGCCACCCTGGATCGATTGCGCCAGGCGATCGCCCGCGAGATGGATCTAATTCCCACAGATAGCCTCAACCTGTTGTGGGTCACCGACTTTCCTATGTTTGAGTGGAACGCCGACCAGCAGCGGCTAGAGGCTCTGCACCACCCCTTCACCGCTCCCCACCCCGACGACGTGGGCGACCTCAAATCTGCTCGCGCCGTGGCCTACGACATGGTGCTCAACGGCTATGAAATTGGCGGCGGCAGCCTGCGCATCTACCAGCCCGAGGTGCAGAGCCAAGTGTTTGAAACAATTGGCCTGACTACCGAAGAAGCCCACGACAAGTTTGGCTTTTTGCTCGAAGCCTTTGAGTATGGCACCCCGCCCCACGGCGGCATTGCTTACGGGCTCGATCGCATCGTCATGCTGATGGCGGGCGAGGAGTCGATCCGCGATGCGATCGCCTTCCCCAAGACCCAGCAGGCCCGCTGTCTGCTCACCCAGGCTCCCTCTGGTGTAGACGAATCGCAGCTCAAGGAACTCGCGATCGCCTCCACCTACGAGCCAGAGGCAGACGAGTAA
- a CDS encoding bifunctional aminoglycoside phosphotransferase/ATP-binding protein: MADFALPELIQQMSQPEFYPHPVVEPIRLLQTHVSYVLLTGDYAYKVKKPVNFGFLDYSTLEKRHHFCQEELRLNQRGAGALYLEVVALGQTGETYHLGSGTTVEYAVKMVQFPQDTLLSALFDRGELTESLMAELATAVADFHLGAETNDHIRTFGAVEQIRQAFDENYQQTTGFIGGPQTQTQFDETKTYTDSFFAAHGDLFERRVEQNWIRACHGDLHLNNLCRWQGQLYLFDCIEFNEPFRYVDVMYDVGFVVMDLLSKDCATLATVFLNHYVERTGDWEGVQLLPLYISRQAYVRAKVTSFLLGDPSVDEATKQQAAETAAGYYRLAWSVCQPRSGAIYIMAGLSGSGKSTTARQLASHINAIHLRSDAVRKHLAGVPLDQRGDDSLYTPEMTEKTYDRLLTLGIALAQTGYPVILDAKYDRQALRQTAIETIQQAELPVSILHCTAPLEVLEQRVRDRAGDIADATVAVLQRQHMEPFTEVEQPLVQAIDTTQAVPQQIAAIVGA, from the coding sequence ATGGCCGATTTTGCACTTCCCGAGTTGATTCAGCAGATGAGTCAGCCGGAGTTTTATCCCCACCCGGTAGTTGAGCCCATTCGGCTGCTGCAAACCCACGTGTCCTATGTGCTGCTGACTGGTGACTACGCCTACAAGGTGAAAAAGCCGGTAAATTTTGGCTTTCTAGACTATTCCACCCTGGAAAAGCGGCATCACTTTTGCCAAGAAGAGCTGCGGCTTAACCAGCGGGGGGCCGGGGCGCTTTACTTAGAAGTAGTCGCTCTGGGCCAAACCGGAGAGACCTATCACCTCGGCAGCGGCACGACCGTGGAGTATGCCGTCAAAATGGTGCAGTTCCCGCAGGATACGCTGCTGAGCGCCCTGTTCGATCGCGGCGAACTCACCGAATCCCTGATGGCAGAGCTAGCAACGGCCGTGGCTGACTTTCACCTGGGGGCCGAAACCAATGACCACATTCGCACCTTTGGTGCGGTAGAGCAGATTCGCCAGGCCTTTGACGAAAACTACCAGCAAACCACTGGCTTTATCGGCGGCCCTCAGACCCAAACCCAGTTCGATGAGACCAAGACCTACACCGACTCTTTCTTCGCGGCCCATGGCGATCTGTTTGAACGGCGGGTTGAACAAAACTGGATTCGCGCCTGCCACGGCGACCTGCACCTCAATAATCTGTGTCGCTGGCAAGGGCAGCTCTATCTCTTTGACTGCATTGAGTTTAACGAGCCCTTTCGCTACGTCGATGTGATGTACGACGTCGGCTTTGTGGTGATGGATTTGCTATCTAAGGACTGCGCCACACTGGCCACGGTGTTTTTGAATCACTACGTAGAGCGCACCGGCGACTGGGAAGGGGTGCAGCTGCTGCCCCTGTACATTAGCCGCCAGGCCTACGTGCGAGCCAAGGTGACCTCATTTTTGCTCGGCGATCCGTCAGTGGATGAAGCGACCAAGCAGCAAGCGGCTGAGACGGCGGCTGGCTACTACCGCCTCGCCTGGTCGGTGTGCCAACCCCGCAGCGGTGCAATCTACATAATGGCCGGGCTGTCTGGCTCGGGCAAGTCCACCACCGCTCGGCAGTTGGCTAGTCACATCAATGCCATTCACCTGCGCAGCGATGCGGTGCGCAAGCACCTGGCCGGGGTGCCCTTAGACCAGCGGGGCGATGACAGCCTCTACACCCCAGAGATGACGGAGAAGACTTACGATCGCCTCCTCACCCTTGGCATTGCCCTGGCTCAGACCGGCTACCCAGTGATTCTCGACGCCAAGTACGATCGCCAAGCTTTGCGCCAAACCGCAATTGAGACCATTCAGCAGGCGGAACTGCCGGTGAGCATTCTGCACTGCACGGCTCCCCTTGAGGTATTGGAGCAGCGGGTGCGCGATCGCGCGGGGGATATTGCTGATGCGACTGTAGCGGTGCTTCAACGCCAGCACATGGAGCCCTTTACTGAGGTCGAGCAGCCGCTGGTGCAGGCGATCGATACGACCCAAGCGGTGCCCCAGCAAATAGCCGCTATAGTAGGGGCATAG
- a CDS encoding FHA domain-containing protein, which produces MVSSPFFSANSDQRSSTTPKGSSGGAIREATPTGIASPPWLLDTLFRNMSYDLEQVADIIDPILTAQNHCYRTDWYVQGIVADDRAFLSTNINAERAIEVTPCGTRWLLGQGRCCAVAMSRPGIADCHAALNFDSLRGFFLTDLGSDGGTWVNGRRLAPAQRHYLQDGDLVKLGSLRFEFLQQRCDQSVWYDA; this is translated from the coding sequence ATGGTTTCCTCCCCCTTCTTTTCTGCCAACTCAGATCAGCGATCTAGCACTACACCCAAAGGTTCAAGTGGTGGCGCGATTCGCGAAGCGACCCCAACGGGAATCGCCTCACCCCCCTGGCTGCTAGATACGCTCTTTCGCAACATGAGCTATGACCTTGAGCAAGTGGCCGATATTATCGACCCCATTCTGACAGCCCAAAACCACTGCTACCGCACCGATTGGTATGTGCAGGGCATTGTGGCCGACGATCGCGCCTTTCTCAGCACCAACATCAACGCCGAGCGCGCCATTGAGGTCACCCCGTGTGGCACCCGCTGGTTGCTGGGGCAGGGCCGTTGCTGCGCCGTGGCCATGTCCCGGCCGGGAATTGCCGACTGCCATGCGGCGCTCAACTTTGACTCCCTGCGAGGCTTCTTTCTCACCGACCTGGGCAGCGATGGGGGCACCTGGGTGAACGGACGCCGCCTGGCCCCGGCCCAGCGCCACTACCTGCAAGACGGCGACTTGGTGAAGTTGGGCAGTCTGCGGTTTGAGTTTTTGCAGCAGCGCTGCGACCAATCGGTGTGGTACGACGCTTAA
- a CDS encoding 50S ribosomal protein L25/general stress protein Ctc, with amino-acid sequence MELTIECKSRDAKAKPNALRREGLLPVVLYGHQGTESVSLTVNQKDADLLLRKAAVNNTMIDLKIPDMPWNGKALLREVQAHPWKKIVYHLSFFAVKAQDFVEVGVALNFVGEPTGVKDEGGVLNTEINEVTVKCKAIDIPEVIEVDVSGLAVGDSLTVADLVLPEGAVVAGDQTQTIATVLQGRMADGETEDEAAAE; translated from the coding sequence ATGGAACTGACTATTGAGTGCAAATCGCGCGATGCAAAGGCCAAGCCTAACGCCCTGCGCCGTGAAGGGCTGCTGCCGGTAGTCCTTTACGGCCACCAGGGCACTGAGTCGGTGTCGCTGACTGTCAACCAAAAAGATGCTGACCTGCTGCTGCGCAAGGCTGCGGTCAACAACACCATGATTGACCTCAAAATTCCAGATATGCCCTGGAATGGCAAGGCTCTGCTGCGGGAAGTTCAGGCTCACCCCTGGAAGAAAATCGTGTACCACCTCAGCTTTTTTGCCGTTAAGGCCCAGGATTTTGTGGAAGTGGGCGTAGCGCTCAACTTTGTGGGGGAGCCCACAGGTGTGAAAGACGAGGGCGGTGTGCTCAACACTGAGATCAACGAAGTTACGGTCAAGTGCAAGGCTATCGACATCCCCGAGGTAATTGAGGTGGATGTGTCTGGGCTGGCTGTGGGTGACTCACTCACCGTGGCTGACCTGGTGCTCCCCGAGGGCGCTGTGGTAGCTGGCGACCAAACTCAAACCATTGCTACAGTGCTTCAGGGCCGCATGGCTGACGGCGAAACCGAGGACGAAGCGGCGGCAGAATAG
- a CDS encoding HAD family hydrolase: protein MVWVRCGQQSIADVEAIVFDKDGTLADSLKLLHHTALARAETCARAAGFGDALIPALLDCFGVSASGIDPDGLMAAGTREANKQGAVAVLAQAGYPPQKATELVAECFAAVNAKRKGKAAYTPPFEGTAAMLERMHHSPLKIGVLSSDSPAFVEEFLTHYELLPWVDAWQGTRPEDPPKPDPTLLGVVCDRLQVSVAHTLVVGDSWADLALAEQAQAAGFISVSEPWGRSPVVGASLVLAHWDDLAVLAVGSPDFEI from the coding sequence ATGGTCTGGGTGCGATGCGGGCAGCAAAGCATTGCCGATGTGGAGGCGATCGTATTTGATAAAGACGGCACCCTGGCCGACTCCCTGAAGCTGTTGCACCACACTGCCCTGGCGCGGGCAGAGACCTGTGCTAGGGCCGCAGGATTTGGAGATGCGTTAATTCCGGCTCTTTTAGACTGTTTTGGCGTGTCTGCCAGCGGCATCGACCCCGATGGGCTAATGGCGGCGGGCACCCGCGAGGCCAACAAGCAGGGGGCCGTAGCTGTGTTAGCGCAGGCTGGCTATCCTCCACAGAAGGCGACGGAGCTAGTGGCAGAATGCTTCGCGGCGGTTAACGCCAAGCGCAAGGGCAAGGCCGCCTACACCCCACCCTTTGAAGGCACCGCCGCAATGCTAGAGCGAATGCACCACAGTCCCTTAAAAATCGGGGTGTTGTCATCCGATAGCCCAGCCTTTGTCGAAGAATTTTTGACCCATTATGAGCTGCTGCCCTGGGTAGATGCGTGGCAGGGTACTAGGCCAGAGGATCCGCCTAAGCCCGATCCAACGCTGCTGGGGGTAGTGTGCGATCGCCTTCAAGTCTCAGTCGCGCACACCCTGGTCGTTGGCGATAGCTGGGCCGATCTAGCATTGGCAGAACAGGCTCAAGCAGCAGGATTCATTTCTGTCTCAGAACCCTGGGGGCGATCGCCCGTTGTAGGAGCTAGCCTGGTATTAGCGCACTGGGATGATTTGGCCGTGCTAGCTGTTGGTTCCCCAGATTTCGAAATTTAA
- a CDS encoding adenylosuccinate synthase, with translation MANVVVIGAQWGDEGKGKITDLLSRSADVVVRYQGGVNAGHTVVVKDQTFKLHLIPSGILYPDTECVIGSGTVIDPKALIGELDKLVELGISTKNLFISNAAHVTMPYHRLIDQASEERRGNHKIGTTKRGIGPTYADKSERIGIRVIDLMDYARLRKQLEWTIQYKNGILEKLYDLAPLDPAAVIDEYIEYAERLRPHIIDSSLHVYQAIRQRKNVLFEGAQGTLLDLDHGTYPYVTSSNPVAGGACIGTGIGPTVIDRVIGVAKAYTTRVGEGPFPTELTGDMGELLCDRGAEFGTTTGRRRRCGWFDAVIGRYAVRINGLDCLAVTKLDVLDDVDEIEVCVAYELDGERCEELPASAEAFGRCKPIYKTMPGWKQPTDHCRSLSDLPKAALDYLKFLAELMEVPIAIVSLGASRDQTIIVEDPIHGPKRALLYENGESQVA, from the coding sequence TTGGCAAACGTTGTAGTAATTGGGGCCCAGTGGGGCGACGAAGGTAAGGGCAAGATTACCGATTTGCTGAGTCGTTCGGCAGACGTAGTTGTGCGCTACCAGGGTGGGGTCAACGCCGGTCACACCGTCGTTGTTAAAGATCAAACCTTCAAGCTGCACCTGATTCCCTCCGGTATTCTCTACCCCGATACTGAGTGCGTTATCGGCAGCGGCACCGTTATTGACCCTAAGGCTCTAATTGGCGAACTCGACAAGCTGGTCGAGCTAGGAATTTCCACTAAAAACCTCTTCATTTCCAACGCGGCCCACGTCACCATGCCCTATCACCGCCTGATCGATCAGGCGTCGGAGGAGCGCCGGGGCAACCATAAGATCGGCACCACCAAGCGCGGCATTGGCCCTACTTACGCCGACAAGTCTGAGCGCATTGGCATCCGCGTCATTGACCTGATGGACTACGCCCGCCTCCGCAAGCAGCTGGAGTGGACGATTCAGTACAAAAACGGCATTCTCGAAAAGTTGTACGATCTCGCCCCCCTCGATCCAGCGGCGGTGATTGACGAATACATTGAGTATGCTGAGCGGCTGCGGCCCCACATTATTGACAGTTCCCTCCATGTCTATCAAGCCATTCGCCAGCGCAAAAACGTGCTGTTTGAAGGGGCCCAGGGCACTTTACTCGACCTCGACCACGGCACTTATCCCTACGTTACCTCCTCTAACCCGGTGGCGGGGGGGGCCTGCATTGGCACCGGCATTGGCCCCACGGTGATTGACCGGGTGATTGGGGTGGCTAAGGCCTACACCACTCGCGTTGGGGAAGGCCCCTTCCCCACCGAGCTGACCGGTGACATGGGTGAGTTGCTCTGCGATCGCGGTGCCGAGTTTGGCACCACCACCGGTCGTCGCCGCCGCTGCGGCTGGTTTGATGCCGTGATTGGTCGTTATGCGGTGCGCATCAACGGCCTCGACTGCCTCGCTGTCACCAAGCTCGATGTGCTCGACGATGTGGATGAGATTGAGGTGTGCGTGGCCTACGAACTGGACGGCGAGCGCTGCGAAGAGCTGCCGGCCAGTGCCGAGGCCTTTGGCCGCTGCAAGCCCATCTACAAAACCATGCCCGGCTGGAAACAGCCCACTGACCACTGCCGATCGCTGAGCGACCTGCCCAAAGCTGCCCTAGACTATCTCAAGTTTTTGGCGGAGTTGATGGAGGTCCCGATCGCGATCGTGTCGCTTGGGGCCAGCCGCGACCAGACTATCATCGTAGAGGACCCCATTCACGGGCCGAAACGGGCGCTGCTCTACGAGAATGGCGAGTCCCAGGTAGCCTAG
- the dprA gene encoding DNA-processing protein DprA, with protein MAERAYWLAWAQAHGLGPILLKRLCSHFGTLSAAWHAEGAALLEVEGIGLGTGSKLVEYRQTVSPLELLASYEQQHPNFWTPADAEYPALLYEITDPPPLLFYRGQPELAGALHLVPSVGVVGTRNPSDYGQRWTRRLTQQLVAHDVIVVSGLAKGVDRYAHQQTLDSHGLTIAVLGTGVDQVYPLGNRDLHDRIARHGLLLSEHPNGTPPDRAHFPRRNRIIAGLSRAVVVTEAPARSGALITAQLANDYGRDVFAVPGSLDNLNSEGCLGLINQGAQMILNDMTLIAALGQMPQISNGESAGSALTGKGDRPPVSPPVTPPLSPTMAQVLATITSEPISLDGLVQQLAQPTGEVLATLVQLELMGLVTQLPGMRYQRY; from the coding sequence ATGGCAGAACGAGCGTATTGGCTAGCCTGGGCCCAGGCTCATGGCCTGGGCCCAATTTTGTTGAAGCGACTGTGCAGCCACTTTGGCACCCTATCTGCCGCCTGGCATGCTGAGGGAGCAGCTCTGCTGGAAGTGGAAGGCATTGGCCTAGGGACGGGATCCAAACTGGTGGAGTATCGGCAGACGGTTTCTCCGCTAGAGCTACTAGCCAGCTACGAACAACAGCATCCCAATTTTTGGACTCCAGCAGATGCAGAGTACCCGGCCCTGCTCTACGAAATTACTGATCCGCCGCCGCTGCTGTTTTATCGGGGGCAGCCGGAGCTGGCGGGTGCTCTGCACTTGGTGCCATCGGTTGGGGTGGTGGGCACTCGCAACCCCTCAGACTACGGTCAGCGCTGGACCCGCCGCCTGACCCAGCAACTGGTGGCCCACGATGTGATCGTAGTCTCGGGGTTGGCTAAGGGGGTCGATCGCTACGCCCACCAGCAGACCCTAGACAGCCATGGTCTCACCATTGCGGTGCTGGGAACGGGGGTTGATCAGGTTTACCCCCTGGGCAACCGCGATCTGCACGATCGCATTGCCCGCCATGGTCTGCTGCTCAGTGAGCACCCCAACGGCACACCCCCCGATCGCGCCCACTTTCCCCGCCGCAACCGCATCATTGCCGGGCTCAGTCGAGCGGTGGTAGTGACCGAGGCTCCGGCGCGATCGGGAGCACTGATTACGGCGCAGTTGGCCAATGACTATGGCCGCGATGTGTTTGCGGTGCCGGGGTCGCTAGATAACCTCAACAGCGAGGGCTGCTTGGGGCTGATCAATCAGGGCGCCCAGATGATTTTGAACGACATGACGCTGATCGCCGCTCTCGGACAGATGCCCCAAATTAGCAATGGTGAATCGGCGGGCAGCGCTTTGACTGGAAAGGGCGATCGCCCGCCGGTAAGTCCTCCGGTGACACCGCCCCTATCCCCCACCATGGCCCAGGTACTGGCCACCATTACTAGCGAACCCATTTCCCTCGACGGCCTGGTGCAGCAACTGGCCCAGCCCACTGGGGAGGTGCTGGCCACCCTCGTGCAGCTAGAGCTGATGGGTCTAGTCACCCAGCTGCCGGGCATGCGCTACCAGCGCTATTAA
- a CDS encoding DUF1802 family protein — MEAKTMVSWVLKEWQVAVTALLQGETILLLRKGGIREAKGQFSLAARQVLLLPTVEHQKAALLKDAFRPLMTEEADHDDQVRFDGWATITHALPLTAEAEVAALLPYLVWNEQFVAERLNWQPDRPLYGLLLRAYRFQQPLLLPRHKGYSGCRSWVEVGQEVGVENSTPALAEADYQQQVEAILAHLPAITPSLAE, encoded by the coding sequence ATGGAGGCAAAAACGATGGTGTCGTGGGTTTTAAAGGAATGGCAGGTGGCTGTGACGGCACTGCTACAAGGCGAAACCATTCTGCTGCTGCGCAAGGGTGGCATTCGCGAGGCTAAAGGACAGTTTTCGCTGGCGGCCCGGCAGGTGCTGCTGCTGCCCACCGTCGAGCATCAAAAAGCGGCCCTGCTGAAGGATGCCTTTCGGCCCCTGATGACAGAGGAAGCCGATCACGACGACCAGGTTCGGTTTGACGGGTGGGCGACCATTACCCACGCCCTGCCCCTCACTGCTGAAGCAGAGGTGGCGGCTCTGCTACCCTACCTGGTATGGAACGAGCAATTTGTGGCAGAGCGGCTCAACTGGCAGCCCGATCGCCCGCTCTACGGGCTGTTGCTAAGGGCCTACCGTTTTCAGCAGCCGTTGCTGCTGCCTCGTCACAAGGGCTACAGCGGCTGCCGCTCCTGGGTGGAGGTCGGCCAGGAGGTGGGAGTGGAGAATAGCACTCCAGCTCTTGCGGAGGCAGATTATCAGCAGCAGGTTGAGGCTATTTTGGCGCATCTGCCTGCGATAACTCCGAGCCTGGCAGAATAG